The bacterium region ACCACCCTCCCCTAACCCCTCCCATCAAGGGAGGGGAAGCTCTTATGCCGACGCTGTCGGTACAAAAGGAGATGAAACTTAACCCATAGCACTATAATCTGTAATGAGCTTACTTTTTTAACTTGATCTCGAGTAGATACATCTGCATTAAACTTATTTCAACGACTGCCCAAAAAGGTGGCGGGTTAGAATAGCTTACAAAACCTCCCGGAGGTTTAGAACCGGCGGGAGGTTGGACGGTTGAATGCTGAGTAAGCGGCCTTCTAACATAACGTTGAGGATATTCACTCTACTCGGCATAACTGTTGTTCTATTATAGTTTTGATTTCATCGTTAAGGGAATGATGGTGTTTGTGAGCCAGATTAGCCAGTTTTGCCTGGACTTCGGGTGAAAAATGTAAGTGAACATCTTCAGAGTAATGTTGATATATCTCGATTTTTCGGGCTGCTTCATGAGGGAAAAACATTTCTCCACAGCGATCGCAGACATCAACAGTTATATCAGGAACAGTGATTTCTTTTCCCTGGGACTGGAAGGTGTAATTTATAGTCCGTGGAAACACTCGTCCCTGGCAATTAGTATCTGAAGGACAGGGATACCCTTTAGATGGCATAAATATTTTATCTCCTTTCGTGAAACTCGATGTTCAAGTTTTTTCGACCTACGCCCTCAGACTTTCAGGGGTTGAAACCGCTAAAGCGGTTATGATTCTGGATGTTATCCTATCCGTAACACCCTGATAAATCAGGGTGCTAAACTCAATAAGCATGAGAATAGCACCCCGATTAAAGGCACACCTTTGGAAGGAAGTAAAGGCATAGGCAGGGAGGTATGATGTTAGTTAACAAGCTAATCAGGGCCTTTTGTCTGCTATTATTATCAGCCACTCAAGTCCTGGCTAGTGGCCGGATTGAAGTGAAAGAGAAGGTGACCCTCAAGGGGCCGGAGATTACCCTGGGGGAGGTGGCTGAAATATCTGGGATGCCCTCAGAGTTATCCGCTGAGCTTAAACAGATTCGGCTTGGCCGGGCACCCTTGCCCGGTCGGACAAGAAATATTAGATCAAGCTACTTAAAAATATTCCTTAACCGCTATGCTGAGGCAGGTTTTATCCTCGACTGCCCGGATCAGATTGAGATAACCACGGCCTCCCAACCTTTAGATGTAGATGCCTTGATTGAGGCTGCCTATTCCGCTCTTTTAGAAGGCCTCGGGCTTAATAAGGCGGAATGCGGAAGGCGGAATGCGGAGTCAGAGATGACAGAGGAGATAAGGGAGAAGGGAGGAGACAGAGGCGGCGGTTTTCAGACAGTGGTTGAGGTAGTTAAAAGACCTGGAGAGATGATCCTGCCTGAAGGAGAGGTAAAGTTTGAGATCGTTTCTCTCCCCTCACCCGGAACCAGAACGAGCCGGCTGTCCATCCCGGTCAAAATAAGGATTGACGGAGAGGAGGAATATCGGAGAGTGCAGGTAGGGTTTATGCTAAAACGATTTCAGTCGGTGGTGGTAGCGGCCAGACATCTTGACCGGCATCATTTACTGGCCGAGGAGGACCTGAAGATAGCCTCTAAAGAGATCAGGGGGTCATCCAGGAAGACCTTTTACCAAACGCCTGGGGAATTAATTGGCTACCGGACTAAGCGGTCAATTCAGGCAGGGACTCCCTTAACCGAGGCCATGGTTGACATCCCACCTCTGATTCATCGGGGAGATATAGTGGTCCTGGAGACCACCTGGGGAGACATTACTGTTTCGGCCCTGGGACAGGCCCGCCGTGACGGTCGGGCAGGCGAAAGGATCGCCGTGTTGAATTGCGATTCGAAAAAGGTAGTAGAAGGAAGGGTCAACGCCGAGGGAATAGTAGTGGTGGAAAGATCATACCCATAGGGGGATGTCACTTTGGACTAAAGATTTCTGATAAATTTGCCGATGAAGATATTAAAGAACTGGGAAGGGGGAAACCACAATGAAACTATCTGGAGGTAGAAAGGACCTGCTCAGTGGGCTGGTCTTTATTTTTTTAGCCGGTGTAGTTACGCCAGGGCAGGCAATCTCTTTATGGTCTGAAAGGAGTAATTACTTTATTGACCATAAGGCCAGACAACCAGGAGACATAATTACTGTTCTCATCACTGAATCTTCTAATGCTACTCACGCCGCTTCGACTAAACGAGATAAGGACGTTAGTGTTGATGGCGGCCCCACCAGTGTAACCAAAAATCTTCTCGACTTTCTTCCCTTCTTTGGAGGAAAAGCTAAGAGCGCCTACAAGGGGAGCGGAAGCACTACCCGGCGAGGAGCCTTAACGGCCACCATTAGTTGCCGGGTGGTCAAGGTTCTGCCTAATGGAAACTTAAGTATAGAGGGCTCCAAGAATATCCGGGTAAACAGCGAAGAAGAAGAGATCATCCTCTCCGGAGTAATCAGACCGGAAGATATTTCTTCAGATAATACCATCCCGTCTACCTATGTTTCCGAGGCCAATGTCCGTTATAAAGGAGGACTCACCTTCAGTGACCAGGAAAAACCAGGGCTGTTTAAAAGAGTCCTG contains the following coding sequences:
- a CDS encoding YgiT-type zinc finger protein — its product is MPSKGYPCPSDTNCQGRVFPRTINYTFQSQGKEITVPDITVDVCDRCGEMFFPHEAARKIEIYQHYSEDVHLHFSPEVQAKLANLAHKHHHSLNDEIKTIIEQQLCRVE
- the flgA gene encoding flagellar basal body P-ring formation chaperone FlgA, with the translated sequence MMLVNKLIRAFCLLLLSATQVLASGRIEVKEKVTLKGPEITLGEVAEISGMPSELSAELKQIRLGRAPLPGRTRNIRSSYLKIFLNRYAEAGFILDCPDQIEITTASQPLDVDALIEAAYSALLEGLGLNKAECGRRNAESEMTEEIREKGGDRGGGFQTVVEVVKRPGEMILPEGEVKFEIVSLPSPGTRTSRLSIPVKIRIDGEEEYRRVQVGFMLKRFQSVVVAARHLDRHHLLAEEDLKIASKEIRGSSRKTFYQTPGELIGYRTKRSIQAGTPLTEAMVDIPPLIHRGDIVVLETTWGDITVSALGQARRDGRAGERIAVLNCDSKKVVEGRVNAEGIVVVERSYP
- a CDS encoding flagellar basal body L-ring protein FlgH, which translates into the protein MKLSGGRKDLLSGLVFIFLAGVVTPGQAISLWSERSNYFIDHKARQPGDIITVLITESSNATHAASTKRDKDVSVDGGPTSVTKNLLDFLPFFGGKAKSAYKGSGSTTRRGALTATISCRVVKVLPNGNLSIEGSKNIRVNSEEEEIILSGVIRPEDISSDNTIPSTYVSEANVRYKGGLTFSDQEKPGLFKRVLAGIANFCF